The Arthrobacter sp. V1I7 genome includes a region encoding these proteins:
- a CDS encoding MarR family transcriptional regulator yields MLPAIYSAGVSHGQSSAYSPAQAWAALAPLLAGQPRVRLSRDVGKTYPQKHERTLTEALPTFPAAVRIFGKDGTCTAIFLDFDSSVAGVDRVQADVRAVQAWLHSCGARWIEDYSPNGGRHVYIPLEKRVTFSEARDLVEALGTRHRSLDKTPHQNLLHGCMRTPGSPHKLGGHQELAMSLSMAYDIARRPNSATIWATMNADLAGEIAAIKALRLAGTSTHATGETPRIQHPAGPMSRTMQLMAQTGLYDTNRYASDSEARQAIVTGAAAAGLEFFDVERRMMQGTWPGLASFYARYASRHRVPALRRDWLKAVDYLRKNPGSSEGKNNARRSPTSQPNTQPQGIQGNPVSSNPEAEHRFIRTWRNALRLKEHSYADSRTGMARRMVLRSLGEAAHMTASRFIEFGVRSIAVATGLDHTTVGVHLRELRGETDPLVTHVESGRGTKGDLYMLTVPEDVKSAAEDLAWRKGKIHALRPVFRELGLPAAFVYEALEHSPALSTAELVKLTRLSRTAVAEALEVMAAWNMVSRATDRSWSVVATTSLTDIAEHFGVLEAVAAQLHKYKIERILWKEWLSKNVNTVAELLSPGEDYPWETFEGPPDEWALADMAFTRAS; encoded by the coding sequence GTGCTGCCAGCCATATACAGCGCTGGCGTGTCGCACGGGCAATCCTCCGCGTACAGCCCCGCACAGGCGTGGGCTGCCTTGGCGCCTCTTCTCGCAGGTCAACCCAGAGTTCGCCTGTCTCGGGACGTCGGCAAGACGTACCCTCAGAAACACGAACGGACCCTGACAGAGGCGCTCCCCACGTTCCCTGCCGCGGTCCGGATCTTCGGAAAAGACGGCACTTGCACCGCTATCTTTCTCGACTTCGACTCCTCCGTCGCCGGTGTCGACAGGGTCCAGGCTGACGTCCGCGCCGTCCAGGCCTGGTTGCACAGCTGTGGGGCCCGTTGGATCGAGGACTACTCCCCCAACGGCGGCCGCCACGTATATATCCCGCTCGAGAAGCGGGTGACCTTCTCCGAAGCGCGTGATCTTGTTGAGGCTCTCGGCACCCGGCACCGGAGCCTGGACAAGACCCCGCACCAGAACCTTCTGCATGGCTGCATGCGCACCCCCGGCTCCCCGCACAAGCTCGGCGGCCACCAGGAACTCGCCATGTCATTGTCAATGGCCTACGACATAGCCCGCAGGCCCAACTCAGCCACCATTTGGGCAACCATGAACGCCGACTTGGCAGGCGAGATCGCCGCTATCAAGGCACTCCGTCTCGCAGGCACGTCCACACACGCCACCGGCGAGACGCCCCGAATCCAGCACCCAGCCGGGCCCATGTCCCGGACCATGCAGCTCATGGCCCAAACCGGGCTGTACGACACGAACCGGTATGCCTCCGATTCCGAGGCCCGACAGGCCATCGTCACCGGGGCCGCGGCTGCCGGCCTGGAATTCTTCGACGTCGAGCGCCGGATGATGCAGGGGACTTGGCCCGGCCTGGCATCCTTCTACGCCCGCTACGCCTCCCGTCACCGGGTTCCGGCACTGCGCCGGGACTGGTTGAAAGCCGTCGACTATCTGCGGAAAAACCCGGGATCCAGCGAAGGAAAGAACAATGCCCGTAGATCCCCCACAAGCCAGCCAAATACACAGCCCCAAGGGATACAAGGGAATCCGGTCTCTTCAAATCCCGAGGCAGAGCATCGGTTCATCCGGACCTGGCGAAACGCGCTCCGGTTGAAGGAACACAGCTACGCCGACTCAAGGACCGGCATGGCGAGAAGGATGGTGCTGAGGTCGCTGGGGGAGGCAGCCCATATGACGGCATCCCGTTTCATCGAATTCGGCGTGAGATCCATCGCTGTCGCCACCGGCCTCGATCACACAACCGTCGGCGTGCACCTGAGGGAGCTCCGCGGCGAGACGGATCCCTTGGTCACACATGTCGAATCGGGCCGCGGCACGAAGGGTGACCTCTACATGCTGACCGTTCCGGAGGATGTGAAGTCAGCGGCCGAAGACCTCGCCTGGCGCAAGGGCAAGATTCACGCCCTGAGGCCTGTTTTCCGGGAACTGGGCCTGCCGGCCGCCTTCGTATACGAGGCATTGGAGCACTCCCCCGCTCTGTCAACGGCCGAGTTGGTGAAACTGACCAGGCTTTCCCGAACCGCTGTCGCCGAGGCACTCGAAGTGATGGCCGCCTGGAACATGGTCTCCCGGGCCACGGACCGGAGCTGGTCTGTGGTGGCAACGACGTCGCTGACGGACATAGCCGAGCATTTCGGCGTCCTCGAAGCCGTGGCCGCGCAGCTGCACAAGTACAAGATCGAACGGATCCTCTGGAAGGAATGGCTGTCCAAGAACGTCAACACTGTCGCGGAGCTCCTCTCCCCCGGCGAGGATTACCCATGGGAGACTTTCGAGGGTCCGCCGGACGAGTGGGCCCTGGCGGATATGGCGTTCACCAGGGCCAGCTGA